The genomic region GCAGCGAAACTGCTgatattgtcatgcttttttgACCACTTGACATTTTACACTTCACAGTGTCTCTGAATTggccaaaaaaattaaaagtctCCAGTAGATTTTTCTAAGGTTATTGATGCAAAAATTCTTCCAATTGAAATGATCCTCTAATTCTATTTGACTGAGTGAACATCCTCAACAGCCAGACCCACCTTGAGTCTCTCCCTGagagtttctctctctgacgTCATCCTCTGGAGTTCGGCGTCcgcctgctccctctcctctatcaGCCTCTGCTGCAGCTCAGGAGAGGCACCTACCTCTCTCCGTGCACGCCTGAGCTCCTCctgaagctacacacacacacacacacacacacacacacacacgtagatctaatgtAACATCTGAATAATGTTCTGAGCTGGTTTGTCCAGGTGGCATTTGAACGGCCCTCCCTCACCTGTTGGCACTGTGCACTgagctggtctctctctgagGTCAGCGCTTTGACCTTCATCTGGATGTCCTCCATGTGTTTCTCAAAGCCCAGAAGGACAGCCTGCAggtcgtctctctctttcaccacaCGAGAGATGTCTGCATCCCCACTGtccccctggacacacacacacacacacacacacacacacacacacacacacacacacacacgacaacttTAAataaagcatctgccaaatgactaacaGTAAAGAAAGCACTTTTTTAAACACTTTTGCAGtactgtttttgtatttgataTCGCCTTCCTACATGTGTGCGTATTTAAATGACCTTTGGGGGGGTAGTTGACTCTTACCCGTTCATGCCAGCCTACCCTTGTTCTGGGGCTTCTTCCCCTGACCGGGCTGAGGGAGGGGCTGTGGCTGGCCCCTCCGCCCCCTCCGCCGCCTCTGCCCCCGCGGGTCCGGCGGTACCTCTCGGCTTCCTGCCTGTAGtagtccctctcctcctccaggcttTTGACGAAGGCGTCCAGGCGGGAGGGCGAGCGGTCCTTCCCCTTCCCACAGACGCCGTAGCGCAGGCGCATCCTCTCCAGCTCAAGCACCAGCTCCTTCTCTGGAGAcgggaacaacaacaacaataataataataataataataataatacattattcATCACGAATCTCATTTATAGAGCCTTTACAGCTGAAGGTCACAGAaccagaacaaaacaaagaaaattgATGGAACCtagaaaacaacaaccaaaGGTGAAATACAGTGACACCATGGAATCTAACACAGGGAGAGTTCCAAGTTCAGCTGAgatagaccagaccagaccagacaacATTGTGACTCTGTTTAGATGTTATATCAAGTATTACCAGGATTCATCTGAACAGCATTACTTCCAGCGTTCCATGTTCTCATAGTAGAAAGCTTCTAGAAGCTACAATATGTACGTACTTGTACTTATTTACATAGAGGGTGCTATGATGTATGCTCCTAGTCCTTACATTCCTATATTCCCAATCTTATTCACCAAGTACATATATCCGTAACACAGCGCGGAGCCTGGAAACTGTACTATGGACAGAAGTCTGGGTAAAGCCTCAGTGATTTCCTATAAATTAACTGGTATTAATAGGCAAACTGATTTCTTTTTCAGTCAGTACGCCTGCAAAATAACCCACGGCCAGTAGACAGCTACAGGTGTCAGGACATATGGCCGGggcatggggtggggtggggtgaggtcaGGTGGGGCTCCCCAGCTCACCAGTAAAGGTCATTTTCTCCAGTTTGTCCTGaagcctcctcttctcctcctccaggaaaTTCAGCAAGCCTTCCATCTTCTCGTTCTGCTCCCTGGTGTCGGCCAGCTGGTCCCTCACCCGGTCTTTATCGTGCCCACCCTCCTGTAAGTcctgcaacagccaatcacagcgctTAGGTTCCGTGCCAACGCTCGCGTTAGCCAATCAGGAGACGGCAGACTGTCAGCCCAGCAGAGATGGGCCGTAAGTGAGGTTAAAATAAGCCATCGCTCAGATTAGCCAATAAGATGCTTTAACGGGGAATTCCACCCAAATGCTACctgaaaaaatgacaaaaaaattcAACATAAATCAATAGGATAATAAATAtaccactgtgttttttttaagcataAAATACTATAAGGGTACACGCTCTTTTCTTCATCATATTCTCACCTCAGATATGACCGCTAGTGTaagacacacatatgtgtgcagTGTCTTTTAATCCCAATATCCTCATCTCTTACTTCTCTTCCCTCTGATACTATTGAGATATCTCGTGTTGACACGGCCCGTGTGGACAGATGGTGCATTTCACACACCATTTAACATGACAGCATCTGAGCAGCACGATGCCGGTGGACACAGACGTACCCTCTTCAGCTTGGAGACGACTTTCTCCAGGTCTTCGATCACGCCCTGCTGCCTCTGGATCTCATCCTGAAGGGAGGAGACAGAAAAATGTCAGCAGGATATACGGTGCAGGTACACCTGTCCACAATGCTCTTATCCACGGGAGAGGGGCAAAAACTAACACTTGAATGAAAACAGTGGAGTCTGAAATAACACTGTGAGAAACCCTGCGCCGACGAAGACGGCTCTCAAGGGCATTTCTAACTTAACTGTAAGCTTTGGTTTACCATGGGCCAAAAAGGTACTTAAAATGACAACCAATATTTCCCTTGTAAAGCATTTGGAACAGTACACCTTACCTCATCTGGAATCCAATAAGAGATGACCGATGCATACgtttgatattgtgtgtgttgttcttatTTTGTGAAATCCAACCaaatttttaaaaaaataaaataaaataaaaagactaCATATAGTGTTTATTTTCTATAATCTATTCACTCTAAAGATTATAAaaatcactctcttcctcctttccttcaCTCCATGCCCCCAGGAGGTTACCTTGGCGTCCTGCAGCTCCATGTCGGCCGTCTCCAGCACCagctccttgtccttctccagctgctggGCCAGCTGGTCTATTTCGGTCAGCTCCTGGCACAGCTCCTGGTTGCGCACGCTCAGGTTAGCTGCCTCGGTGCTGGCGTTCACCTTCCTCTGCTGGAGACCCTGCACTCTCTGCTCCAGGGTGCGGTTGGACTCCTGCAGGTACTCTATCTGAAAGGCCCCccgagggagagcagagacggAGAGCTATCAGTGCTAACAGCCGTAATAAACAAGCTAGTCTTCCTGCAGTCTGTTGCATGTTTATCCGAAGCGACTTACCACTGAGAAACCACAATCAAGCTTCAGTAAGTAAGGAGACTTTTTGTAGTAAGCAAAAGCACTAATTTTAGTCAATCTGACAAAGTGCCAAGAGAGCCGATGGAAGAAGTGTCCAGTAAGTAAAAGACTGTTAGGTAAGTTAGGGGTGTTGCAAGTGATATTGCAAGTCTAGTTTATCAACTACCTTCATGCAGAAGCCACCATGCAAGGCACTTTTTTACTGCCACTAGGAGCAGCTGGGTGTTCTGTATTTTGTACAAGGCCACTCTGACAAGCAGCCAGGAGGAGCCAGACCTGAGCCTCTATCTCCTGGGCCGCTGCCATACTGATGTCCACCACCAGATGGCGCTCTATGCCAACAGCTCCAACAGGGTCATATGTAGTGAGATTACAGGGACTTTGAGAGTGTGGCACTGGACTGCACACTGAATGAGCCCTCAGAAGGCCATGTGTGATAAGCAAAAGGGGAGGCTTCAGCTGCCCTGGCTTCACATGTGCTGCCAACAAGCTGCTTAATACCCTCTGTGTCAGCTGAAAGTTTAAATCCATCCCGCTGCCAGTTCGCGCTGAGCTTACAGACGTACTGTACGCAAAGGTGCATAAACACCAAGTTGGTACCTGCAGGTTGAGGTGAGCGATGAGCTTCTCGTTGCTGATGTTCTGGGACTCCAGGGAAATGACATCGTAAGGACGGCCTCCATCCAGGGCACGATTCAGACGCTCAATCTCTTTGTCCCGCTCCTCCACCTGTTAAAGTATAGTAGTAGTAAATAACGGCCAGCCAAATTACTATTTCTGgtaggtacgtgtgtgtgtgtgactataatTCCATTTAGTTACATAATACTACATGGCAGTAGTACTACATCGTTCAGGATATTTTATAAACATATTGTGGAGTGTGTTAAACTGCATACCTGAGTATTGAGGTGCTTAATTCCCGCTTgcattctctccaggtctacCTGGAGCTTGGTGACATCCTGCTGCAGTTCCTGGATACGGTCATCAGCAACCTGCAGTAGGTCAGCGATGTACGGGTCATCAGGCTGCGGCACCACTGCTACGGCGGGGCCCGAGGAGGGCGGCAGGAGCTCGTCGATCTGCATCCGCTGCCGTCTGAAAGGGATGTTTCGCTTCTTTCCTCCTGTCCAATCACAACGCTTTGAGTCAGTCCCCTTCTAACTGTGAGATAGAGCTTTTGGCAGAGCATTCCATACACAAAGTACTAACAAGGACATTTATTTGACTTTATATGCATCTGGTTGTAGTACACGAGGAGTCAGTGAGGCTGAAAAGCATCAGTAAATGGCTGAATTTGGCTGCTTGTGTTGTGAGGGCTGGCAGGCACACCTGGTGTTTGCACCACGGCCTGCATGTTCTTTTCCTGCAGCTGCTGAATGCGTTCGGTCTTGACCATGGTCTCCTTCTCCAGAGAGCGCACCTTGTGCACGTACTGGTTGTTGAGGAATTTCAGGTCTGACGTCTCATGGTCGAGCTTTCTTATGTAGGCCTTCAGCTCTGTGAGGGAGAAGCTCTGTGTCAGACCCACGGCTGATTCTGTAACAGTAGGCTTGATTCTTGTTGAAAGTGGTTGCGGTGTTAACTACCTTTACTGAGCCTGTCCTTGTCCTCTTTGAGCTTCAGAAGCCCCAGGTGAAGCTCATTGTTCTCCCGCACGAGGCGTGCATTTTCGGTTTTGTAGGGCTCCAGAAGAGAGTCCAGATTTCGACTCTCCTTTTCAGTCTTGCCAGCAGAGAGCTTGGCATTCCGCAAACTCTCTGTGGTGTGCACCAGGTCACtaggagagaagagtgagtcATTTGGAAAGATTTAAGACAATTAACTTCACTCTAtggacatgcaaacacattgtTAACTGCATGAGGATGGCACATTGTGGAGACGTCAATCCACGGCATTTACACATAAAAAAATTACACATAGTTACTGTCTGTGAGCCTGCCATAAAAAACCAGTGGCCTTGCAGTACAGCGTTTTATTGACTAATTAGCAAGACATGTAGCCCTGGTACTGTGTGAAGTAGCAAGTTATAACTTACCTGAAAAGTTTCTCAACCAGAGGCAAGGTATCGATTCCCAGTGGCTGCCTGTATCCAAGCTGATCTAGCCGTTTCCTTAGATTGACAAATTTCCTCTCGGCAGTGGTACTCATGGCTACTGGACAGTCAACTCAATCAATGCAGCACTTCTGTGAATATGTTGGAAGTTGTGTCAACACAGCATCTTGTAAAACCTCAACAGTTAGCGAGCAAGTGGCTAAATACCTTTAATTGCTGTAGCAGCAAACGTTATTAGGCCAAAACCTAATCTCGTGAAATCTTGTCTCTTGTCATTTTACAATATGTACGTCACCCTGTCGCCATCACTTACTCAATCGTACTTTGCCTCCCCTAAACAATTAATGACAGCCCAGACCCATCTCTAGCTAGCCCTAACAACAGCGCCACATTCGAGTAAAACGGCATTAACTAAGTTAGTTAACACCGGCTAACTTGCTAATCGTAACTCAAGTGACAATTTAAACGTAATCGATCTGATTAGCGAACTTTGGCGCAGATATATTAGCCCAAGGGGACGTTAGCAACCTCTAAGAATGTCTAGCATAGGCTGCCAAACAAGCTAACAGATAAGCTTGTGTTTACATGGCAGTCTAACGTCACTTTGTTAGCTAGCATacatagatagctagctagcgttacTGTCTGCATTCAATGTGTTAGTCACGAAACTGGTTACTCACGATACAGTGGTGTCTCAGAAAGGAATGCTGTATAAACTGTCTTTTCGTCACGCTTCCACACAGTTGGTTCTTCATCCAAACGAATGTGGCAAAGGATAGCACTTACTTGAAATTCCTCGGGCTGATATGTTATGCTGCCTAGCTAGCTTCCAAGGCAATGCAAACTTAAACTTGTGATTGTTGTAAAGTCAGCCCCTTTGCAACATCACCTGCCAATCTAACATAGTAAAAACGGCAGGCACTGTTGGAGTCACTTTGGCTGCTTAGCTTATGGtctggttttgttttctgtcactGGCTATGTTAGTCTTCCACTCGTACAAACTAATAAATCTGCTGGAGGAGAGCATTGAGGTTAGGCGGTAAAGATGTTTGAAAATGGCGCCCAAGCAAACGCCCTGTGTACCACCAAATCTCCATGGAGATGGCGTCTAAAGGGTCCTGGATTTTCCAAGGATGCCAGATTAGGGGTAACAAGGTTTAATTTTCAGACATTTAGTTTCTGATATAAAATATATAGACTACACAATCAGTAAACGCGCCCAACACGCCTTACATGTTTCGCAAAACATCATGTCTAAGTTAACACAGAGACCAAACATTCTCAAAGTTAACGTTGTGAAGCGTTGGTTGATGGCGCCTCCTCGCGGCCGGGCACTATCCAAAaggttgtaaaaaaaaaaaaaaagacttgttaTAACCTACCCATGCAGTATTAAACATATATCCTTTACGTCTTTGATTATATGCATTTCTCGAACACAGGTTACAGCCTACCCCTCCGGAAATCCCTGGGGTAAATAAAAAGATGGCACTAGTTCTGTGGCTCATGCGTCCAGTTGTCTTGTGACCTAGGCCTACCTAATCGTCACACTAAAGGCAGCATCTCGTGCCAAAGCGCAACAACGCTTGAAACAGCCAATAATCGACCAATATGGTTTTAcgcaagaaaacaacaaaataaaataggTATCTTAACCCTGAATGTCCTGGAAATTGTATTTAGTAATACATCCTTGCATAACAGTTGtaacaaataaaatattcaCGCTAAATGTCTAAGCTGATTGTAGGCCTTATATTGATATCAGTCtaataacaaacaacaaaatattcGTAATCTGTCCATAATTTAAGAAAATGTTAGCCTACTTAGGGTAGCCTGATGTGCAGAGATGACTAGCATATCCTACTCTATCTGCGCATATAAACATCAAAGGCCTACAAATTAAATTGCATATTCGCTCAAATTTAATTCCAGGGAAAGGTATACAGCCTAACTGACAGCAGGCGTAAAATAGTTCGATTACTGATCACTAGTCGGAGGAGGCTGGCACCGGCAGCTTTGTGCAAGCGAGTGATTTTGCTGTCTGCGGGCAGACGCTTTCTTTGCCAAAAGCGGCCTCATCAGCCACACCCTCCCCGGCTCACGTGCAGCTGTGCGGGAAGCGGAGCCACCTCGCGGCAGTCAGCGCTCTGGACGACTGCTCAGTGCTCATGCATGCTTGTCTGTCCGCCGGCAGGAGAGCGAGTGCTCGCAGCATCAGCAACACACAAAGGAGGTCGGAAGCTGCGCGTGAATGGGGAGAGCCGCGGGTTGCAAGACGCTTAGGAACACCTCATCAGACTTAAGATCTTCAAGGTGGTAGGGATCTAttgttttattctttattttaaGTAATCTGATTATGGCTTTGATTGTAAAATTGACCTTGCCATGGAagactattttattttctgCATGAGAACAAGGGAATTGTGCATTTTACACAGACGTGCGCGCTGCAGGAGGGCAATGATGATCGATGTGTGGATTGACATTTTACCTTATGCATTATACTGCTCTTGTAAAAATAGGCAATTTCTCCCTGTAGCCTATTCATATGATTTTCACATTAGCCTGCATAGCCTAATACTGTGTTATTGTCTAGCCTTTATGATCGACATTGTCCACCAAACATCTGGTTCAGGTTCTGCCATTATGCTGATTTGATGCGTCTACAATAAAATAGCCTATAATTAGGCTATAAGCTATTCTACCAGTGTTGCGATTCAGCCATATTTGCCCGTTTTCACTCATAATGCCAACGTAGAAAACGTTTGGTTGTGGGtattatatgttgccccctcaGCCATCGTGTCGCCGACACCCCCCATGCTCTCACGGGTATCACTGGCTGCCTTTTCTTTCATAACGTAGCCTATAAGCTAACTTTGACACAGTGCATGCTGTTGTTTCAAAGATGTGAGCAGTAACATCATGCTTTTCAGACCGGGCTTGGATGTCATTGCATGGCTACGTCTGTCAGAGTTCatctttgattaaaaaaaaaaaaaaaacagtctctTTCCAGTATTCGAGAAACCAGCTCGCATGTTCTCACTCATTCGAGAGATCAGAAATATCCATGAGATAATTGCTGACGTATAAGGTGCGCATCCCCTTGTTGGGGGGAGCTGAATAATGTACAAACCTCTTTGTACGCTACCAGTAGCAGCCTAGTTGGAAGTAAATGGAAAGCCTTTAGGATAAtagtcctcctctcctgctcataGTTTACTCTGTTCTTTATTAAATATGAATTTCACACGTATTTGGCACTTATGCCTCTGAGAGTTTATGAATCCCACACATTTAGCCCTGTTTTGAGTAGGCTGCCATGATAGAGTCCTACGCCTAATATGAAGGGCATTTTTAAAGGTGGAGGAGTTGAGAGCCCATTAGAGAGAGTATTGTTGACATCTGGCAGAATATCTGCCATGACAGGAGTTCTTGTAGGGGCCACTTGACACAGTCACAGTTTCATTTCCAAAAGAAAAATAGGGTCACTGTTCCAGAGTGTACTAGAATACTACAGGTTAGaaaggcagatagatagatagatagatagatagatagatagatagatagatagatagatacatagatgaatgaatggatggatgaatggatgaatgggtaGATGGATTGAACGGTGGATGGATAGGACTAGTCTTAGTACCAGCCAGCTGACACAGCTTTACATGGCAAAGGTAGAGTCAAAGGTAAGCCTTCAGCCACCTTAAAGTGTGTGGATTCAACTCCATCACTGATAaggatgcagagaggagagccCCACGATAGGGAGAGCAGTTAATCATACTCCCCGGTGTAATCGAGTGATCTTTTCATTCACTAGGTTCCATTCTTTAATCTTGCAGAAGAATCTAGTGACCCGCTGGCCTCACTCCCAATCCCAACATTAATATTTAATGGAGGAGGAGATTAATATTAATAGATGAAAAGCGCTGCATCAATACAACCAGCCCAGTGGAGGAGAAAAGCCCCTTGCCTTTGACCTAAGTGCGTCCTGTGTACCAGGTGTTGGGATGAGAACAGACATGTTTGAGGCTGGGTCTGGAGAGAAGGCTGTGCCAAAAGACTGGAGGGAGAACTTGTGACTGGTCATGGTCAAGGTGTTCAGCTTTTTTGCTCAGGAGGAAACAAAATTAGGAATTTACATTTGCTTTTGACTTTGCTTTGACTTTGATGAACATACTGTACCTCAGTGAATGTAGATATCTGGCATACCATTGAGGATATACTCATATGTCTCAAGCAAAGCAGATTCTCAGATCTAACTATCTGTTGCAAAATAATGCATCGTCTTCCTTAATTCATGTTAAAATGCTTGAGATTTTCAAGACTAGCAgaatccatttacattttagACACAAATTAAACAATTTCCTTTTTATAGACCTTGATTGCACCGActgataaaagaaaaaaaaacgtcttagCTTAAAATAATTTGATTGAAATACCTTTGTTGTCGTGAAAGAAGGTTGATGACTGGGCCCTTATGGGTGACCCAGTTAAACGTATGTCAGTTGGCTGAATGTTGCCAGGCAGAAAAGATTCAGATTAACACAAAGATCAATAAGTCATTGTGTGAGTAGGACATGTCTACAACACAAGGTGAAGGCTTAAGCCATGCACCaggccaccacagtctcatTCATAAAATGGCAATGcatattatgcacacacacacgcacacgcacacgcacacgcacacgcacacgcacacgcgcacgcgcacgcgcacgcgcacgcgcacgcgcacacacacacacacacacacacacacacacacacacacacacacacacacacacacacacacacaaacacatagagagagggagacagagacaaaatgcACATCAATATTATGATCTCTTTTCTTTGTTTGATTTCTTTCCCATACTCACCTGACACCTTAAATCATCAGACTGACCATTCCTTTTGGCCTTCTGTGCACCAGTTCGTATGGATTAATTCATCCAGTATTTGTGTACAACACACTCCCTGTACACATTTTACCCGCCCAGATGCCTCCATGCTCTCTGGTCTCTGAGCCCCAGGCCATAgccttgtgtgaatgtgtgtgtgtgtgtgtgtgtgtgtgtgtgtgtgtgtgtgtgtgtgtgtgtgtgtgtgtgtgtgtccagttgaACGGCCACAGAGGCGGCGGGATACTGACTGAAACACTCTGGGCTCAGAGGCCATAACTCAGCTGGAGCAGGGCGACACAGTAGAGTGTAGAGTGCAGACATGCCAGAGGAGAAGATAGGCATCTGAAGCAGCTAGCTGATGTGCCTAGCAGAGCCGCCACTGTCTGCACAAGACCTCTGAATCTGCCCTcaaagatatggagagagagagagagggagagagggagagagagagggagagagagtgggagagagagagagagagggagagagggagagagagagagagagagagagagggagagagggagagagggagagagagagagagagggagagagagagggagagagagagagggagagagggagagagagagagggagagagagagagagagagttgtaatGTGATTTTGAGTGTGTGGAAGAATGTAAGCGAGGCAGACAGAACAAAGGGGCAAAGGAAGTCTGTGCTgcagaaagaggggaaagatggAAGGAGCGATACAAAAAAGGGACAAAGGCAATTATGTAATGCAGGAGAACAATCATATCTGAGAAGATTTATTGTGGAGGAATGTGGTAGTTGAAGAGACTTTCTGATGCTTTGACAAGTTAGAAGAGACAATGCAAAAGTGTTTTTATGGCCGTAGTCTGGGATGAGAGATAACAAAGGAAAACAGAGACAAAGGGAAATCACGAGGTTGGAAAGGACAGAAAACGATAGTGTGGAAGAGCATTTGACTTCCAGAGAGACAAGGGGTATGGACCGACACAAGGCCAGCATGAGGGACGTGTTTGTTTTGCAATGTGAATGACGGCACGAGAGCATGTGTACACAGTGCTACGTCTGTTCCTCATCTAAGAACACGAGTGTTCATGTGTCCAAAAGATACAAAGAGGCTACTCTAATCACAGCCACAGTGTTTGGGTTGTTTATGTAAGAGTAACACGTCTGTCAACACTGTGTGCTGCCTGACAGACACTAGTTACAGACAgcgaggtggaggaagaggaagaggaagatgaagaagacAGTCACAGTCGCGCACAGGGTAATTACATCACCAGATTTGACCCAAGATCTCCTCTCGTTTTAATCAGCCTTTGTGCTGTAGCTAACTTTCCCGATTATTATCTGCAATGCTCAGTGGAATTACAAGCTCATTCTGACAgctattatatatttttatactgAGATCGCACTGATGCCTGAGTGCATGAAACTACAGGTGGACTTTCAAATGCATATGTACCGCCCCTTACAGGAGTGATATAATCTACAGTGTAGATATCTGATCTGAAAGACCAACCCTCCTTGTTAGGATATGTCACAGCTGAAGTTTCCCCCCTGAAGCATCGGCTATTATTGGCAAAGCGCACTGTGATTGTGAGTTGGAATGTCATCTGGATGTTTCACACTTGGCCTCACAGTATCTGCGATTACGTCACGAAGCATCCTATGGCATAATGACCACAGTGCAGGAGATGAGCGCGGTCGGCCTTTATCTAAGCTGTCATTTGCCTGGACTGAATACAAAGGATTGCTCCAGGGTGCACCTCTGCAACGGCTAGTGTTTCAGCTGGGAAGAAAAGTGGTCTTGAATTTATGGCTCTGCGTCAGTTTCAGTGTGACATGGCAATTCTGGACACTGATTCagttgtctctttctctctcagagaaGTTTCATTCTCAAAATCTGAAGACATGGCAGGGAACCCAGCTATCATTATGCAGGCTGTATGCAGAGATGGCTGAGATTtgaccacagtcacacacagacttttGTGAAACCCTGAGACCTCGAGTTTGAACTACAACAGTGTGATTGTAAAACAACCAAAAACCAGAGTGTCTTCAGCAAGCGGAGATGCTGTGAATCGGCCTATTCACACTGACCTCTTGCTCCGATGTTCCGTGGAATGTGTTTCCTGACTCCCTTCGCTAATATCTCTGGAGTGTGTTTCGTGGGAGTAtcgttgttgttattattaaatGCGGTCTGCACGATCTCGGCCCCGATGCCAGCATGTAGCTAGAGGGAATCACTCTGCTCTTTGAAGTGCAATGCATCTGAAGTGCAGCCAGGAGTCAGTGCCACGAGATCACTGGGGTCCCTGAGGGCTGATTACCATAACTTCTGTCAGACAATTCAATGAAACTACACCATACATAAGGGACTGCAGTAGCCGCAAGACACGGGTCAGTGATAGCCTCGGTGACGGCTCAGTACAGTTGGCTGATACAGCCTATGAACCTGGACCAAAGTGGCATGGAGGCTGCTTTGTAACCCACGTTTGGATTCAGGGGGAACTACACTTCCAAGAATACACATATTTTCCTGCCACTGAGGAAAATATTTATAGTACACTTCAAGTGTGTAAAGATTACTATGCAAATTTCAATTTTATGTTGAAGTATTCAGAAAATATACCCCTTACCCATAGGTAATATTTGCACAATAGTAAGTGAAAGGGAATGGTGGATTGTGGGATATTAGGTCCTACCACTGTGGATCTACGCACCAGTGCCAGTACCAAAACCTAAAGCAGAGTCTTTAGTATCTGTTTGAAATTATATCTCAGTACAGCTACAAGTTAGTAGTTAGTAGAAACTGCTCAGTTGACTCGTGTTAACTACCTAGCTCTCAGCCAATCACTGTTTTACCACAACTAACTGgtgtaaattaaattaaattaatatgcTTAGGTACCTGCTACCATTATATCATATAACATAAGAAAGGCAGGATTCATGATTTTAACTTTTTGTCACTAACTATAAAATGCAAATTATTGGAATTGTAGTTCCGCTATGCATTCACGGACAGCaatatgagaaacacacatacacacacttacagttaaTCAACAACGATTCTC from Clupea harengus chromosome 10, Ch_v2.0.2, whole genome shotgun sequence harbors:
- the cep135 gene encoding centrosomal protein of 135 kDa isoform X2; the protein is MSTTAERKFVNLRKRLDQLGYRQPLGIDTLPLVEKLFSDLVHTTESLRNAKLSAGKTEKESRNLDSLLEPYKTENARLVRENNELHLGLLKLKEDKDRLSKELKAYIRKLDHETSDLKFLNNQYVHKVRSLEKETMVKTERIQQLQEKNMQAVVQTPGGKKRNIPFRRQRMQIDELLPPSSGPAVAVVPQPDDPYIADLLQVADDRIQELQQDVTKLQVDLERMQAGIKHLNTQVEERDKEIERLNRALDGGRPYDVISLESQNISNEKLIAHLNLQIEYLQESNRTLEQRVQGLQQRKVNASTEAANLSVRNQELCQELTEIDQLAQQLEKDKELVLETADMELQDAKDEIQRQQGVIEDLEKVVSKLKRDLQEGGHDKDRVRDQLADTREQNEKMEGLLNFLEEEKRRLQDKLEKMTFTEKELVLELERMRLRYGVCGKGKDRSPSRLDAFVKSLEEERDYYRQEAERYRRTRGGRGGGGGGGASHSPSLSPVRGRSPRTRVGWHERGDSGDADISRVVKERDDLQAVLLGFEKHMEDIQMKVKALTSERDQLSAQCQQLQEELRRARREVGASPELQQRLIEEREQADAELQRMTSERETLRERLKVAQTTALTDREQEERRILDLESTIQTLERERMDLRVQASILKQRAETVEAELSARTSVMVQSAEETAQQRAESGALRLLQEQMEQSLSDVQHRLSVKTSEVQAAHQKIERLEERISDLSHQGSSVKDDVSVLQTALAALDREKDALQDTVDQKTETMALLQEDLHSKDKTLKEVRLTVTDMENSLDQLKGALNSREREIGSLRRQLDSAQEELAAVGRDREVALRENRRLQDDLATMVRENQAVHAEMEEAYHEKDELKMRVQSYISEVARIENLMAAKELESREMLERFRMAHSQVEARESQLQQAEGVTNSIRLELLSADTERRHLRERVGHQEREIQEHMSALQAYEAQVSSVARGMSRLEEELQATRGEKANVLGDLAAVRELCVKLDSGKELTARHLTGKSMELERVLGELEDVRSEAELLKKQLVSERLSVRNLETLLSTTRQKEFQTHLSSSERENELKVLKDRLALADSKTVGHAREVSQLRGKVSQLQTEMDILKRQLTTERFERERAVQEMRRQGVSFSSLRSSSPLSTSLSPRPLSPERSILRTPERAADKPPDK
- the cep135 gene encoding centrosomal protein of 135 kDa isoform X1, whose amino-acid sequence is MSTTAERKFVNLRKRLDQLGYRQPLGIDTLPLVEKLFSDLVHTTESLRNAKLSAGKTEKESRNLDSLLEPYKTENARLVRENNELHLGLLKLKEDKDRLSKELKAYIRKLDHETSDLKFLNNQYVHKVRSLEKETMVKTERIQQLQEKNMQAVVQTPGGKKRNIPFRRQRMQIDELLPPSSGPAVAVVPQPDDPYIADLLQVADDRIQELQQDVTKLQVDLERMQAGIKHLNTQVEERDKEIERLNRALDGGRPYDVISLESQNISNEKLIAHLNLQIEYLQESNRTLEQRVQGLQQRKVNASTEAANLSVRNQELCQELTEIDQLAQQLEKDKELVLETADMELQDAKDEIQRQQGVIEDLEKVVSKLKRDLQEGGHDKDRVRDQLADTREQNEKMEGLLNFLEEEKRRLQDKLEKMTFTEKELVLELERMRLRYGVCGKGKDRSPSRLDAFVKSLEEERDYYRQEAERYRRTRGGRGGGGGGGASHSPSLSPVRGRSPRTRVGWHERGDSGDADISRVVKERDDLQAVLLGFEKHMEDIQMKVKALTSERDQLSAQCQQLQEELRRARREVGASPELQQRLIEEREQADAELQRMTSERETLRERLKVAQTTALTDREQEERRILDLESTIQTLERERMDLRVQASILKQRAETVEAELSARTSVMVQSAEETAQQRAESGALRLLQEQMEQSLSDVQHRLSVKTSEVQAAHQKIERLEERISDLSHQGSSVKDDVSVLQTALAALDREKDALQDTVDQKTETMALLQEDLHSKDKTLKEVRLTVTDMENSLDQLKGALNSREREIGSLRRQLDSAQEELAAVGRDREVALRENRRLQDDLATMVRENQAVHAEMEEAYHEKDELKMRVQSYISEVARIENLMAAKELESREMLERFRMAHSQVEARESQLQQAEGVTNSIRLELLSADTERRHLRERVGHQEREIQEHMSALQAYEAQVSSVARGMSRLEEELQATRGEKANVLGDLAAVRELCVKLDSGKELTARHLTGKSMELERVLGELEDVRSEAELLKKQLVSERLSVRNLETLLSTTRQKEFQTHLSSSERENELKVLKDRLALADSKTVGHAREVSQLRGKVSQLQTEMDILKRQLTTERFERERAVQEMRRQGVSFSSLRSSSPLSTSLSPRPLSPERSILRTPERAADKPPDKSVSFKE